In a single window of the Flavivirga spongiicola genome:
- a CDS encoding NifU family protein, protein MTSEELKVNVEKALEEIRPFLQSDGGDISLLSIEENDTLVKVQLMGACVGCSVNQMTLKSGVEMTIKKYAPQIEQVINIE, encoded by the coding sequence ATGACTTCAGAAGAACTTAAAGTAAATGTTGAGAAAGCCTTAGAGGAGATTCGTCCATTTTTACAAAGTGATGGGGGTGATATCTCTTTATTGTCTATAGAAGAAAACGATACTCTAGTTAAAGTTCAATTAATGGGGGCGTGTGTGGGCTGCAGTGTTAATCAAATGACACTAAAATCTGGTGTTGAAATGACCATAAAAAAATATGCACCACAAATAGAGCAGGTTATAAATATTGAATAA
- a CDS encoding HEPN domain-containing protein, with translation MKNEASKYFLNAAQKLNQANKELFKPEEDVVAYLVCKNSQYAIENYLKGYLIKSGIDTSSFKTINSLYEQCVKVNKKFEKVDLSDFECKSHDLDSAYCNKVSKVSACFDIADSLDTFLKREKII, from the coding sequence ATGAAAAATGAAGCCAGCAAGTATTTTTTAAATGCTGCTCAAAAATTGAATCAGGCTAATAAAGAGCTTTTCAAACCTGAAGAAGATGTTGTAGCATATTTGGTTTGCAAAAATTCTCAATACGCTATTGAGAATTATTTAAAAGGTTATCTTATAAAAAGCGGTATTGACACAAGCAGTTTCAAAACAATAAATAGTCTTTATGAGCAATGCGTAAAAGTTAATAAAAAATTTGAAAAAGTTGACTTATCAGATTTTGAATGTAAATCACATGACCTTGACAGTGCTTATTGCAATAAAGTATCAAAAGTAAGTGCTTGCTTCGATATAGCTGATAGCTTAGACACGTTTCTTAAGAGAGAAAAAATTATTTAA